One part of the Xiphophorus maculatus strain JP 163 A chromosome 1, X_maculatus-5.0-male, whole genome shotgun sequence genome encodes these proteins:
- the dalrd3 gene encoding DALR anticodon-binding domain-containing protein 3, which yields MENTEELSPLRITSTVRALSSALRGKSEHVHGSGRGESDRMFPEPEKLWFKESSAKNLRNRDFLSPSTMLNTLYADGQVPLAVMSRVLSLRGGGVLPVAGGEVMGEGLRLRVDRVAAFRAVLVGGTTEYLKPSSQREGCVVLNCPALHPKPNTPSPDTLSLGQLRTVLLADHMGALLRRQGFEVYFCPTLPEGSDVATFFQALGIDWPTAPANCANDEREEKIQKALENSPYRERGTERGRRTSGGGGRKAAEEENEGGLRINLKRVFQEEGLLGYDPTLGTCKVHRDSVSHLAQLDLSTADITETMVTVLHVTSCQDEFRQQQIAVLWRASGATHSQRHLVCGPVKTAGSHLTAAQYLQLRKGQMKEASEMKYGDKLEGQTWDDIIKVMTSATVRFELLSTVHTSPVTLDVQREGGVSTKGPRGGVFVMYNCARLHTLFDSYERGVEKGLYPEIPDGSQLDFSALKEEGEWLLLFNYLIPFSELLDQSGQSLDCEGGGARANIKTEQICKFLVSLSKDFSSYYNRVHVLGEPLPHLFNQMFCRLHLLRALRELYHRALETLNLPPIRQL from the exons ATGGAGAACACCGAGGAGCTCTCACCTCTGCGGATCACCTCCACAGTGCGAGCGCTCAGCTCCGCACTGCGAGGGAAGAGTGAACACGTCCACGGCTCCGGCCGCGGTGAAAGCGACAGGATGTTCCCCGAACCGGAGAAGCTCTGGTTCAAGGAGAGCAGCGCGAAAAACCTGCGGAACAGGGACTTCTTGTCCCCGAGCACGATGCTCAACACGCTGTATGCGGACGGACAG GTTCCTCTGGCGGTCATGTCCCGAGTCCTGTCTCTCCGAGGCGGTGGGGTGCTTCCTGTGGCGGGTGGTGAGGTGATGGGTGAGGGCTTGAGGCTGCGAGTGGACCGGGTTGCAGCTTTCAGGGCTGTCCTGGTAGGCGGAACCACCGAGTATCTAAAGCCCTCGAGTCAGAGGGAGGGCTGTGTGGTGCTCAACTGTCCTGCGCTGCACCCTAAACCCAACACACCCAGTCCTGACACGCTGAGCCTGGGTCAGCTGAGAACTGTTCTGCTGGCTGACCACATGGGGGCACTGTTGAGGAGACAAGG ATTTGAAGTGTACTTCTGCCCAACTCTGCCGGAGGGCAGCGACGTCGCCACCTTCTTCCAAGCTCTGGGCATTGATTGGCCGACGGCTCCCGCTAACTGCGCGAATGATGAGCGGGAGGAGAAGATCCAGAAAGCGCTAGAGAACTCTCCGTACAGAGAAAGGGGAACAGAGAGAGGCAGGAGGACCAGCGGGGGAGGAGGtagaaaagctgcagaggaggagAACGAAGGAGGGCTCCGAATTAATTTGAAACGGGTTTTCCAAGAGGAAGGGCTGCTAGGGTATGACCCCACCCTTGGCACCTGCAAAG ttCACAGAGACAGTGTTTCCCACCTGGCACAACTGGATCTGTCCACGGCTGACATCACC gaAACCATGGTAACAGTGCTACATGTGACTTCTTGTCAGGATGAGTTTCGCCAGCAGCAGATAGCAGTGCTGTGGAGAGCCAGTGGAGCGACACACTCTCAG AGACATCTTGTGTGTGGGCCTGTGAAGACCGCCGGTTCTCACCTCACTGCTGCACAGTACCTACA GCTGAGAAAAGGTCAGATGAAGGAGGCTTCAGAGATGAAGTATGGAGATAAATTAGAGG GTCAGACCTGGGATGACATCATCAAAGTTATGACCTCTGCCACGGTCAGATTTGAGCTGCTATCAACAGTTCACACAAGCCCT GTGACGCTGGACGTCCAGAGGGAAGGGGGTGTGTCTACCAAAGGGCCAAGAGGAGGCGTGTTTGTGATGTATAACTGCGCCAGATTGCACACTCTGTTCGACAGCTACGAGAGAGGAGTGGAGAAGG GTCTGTACCCAGAAATCCCTGATGGGTCCCAGTTGGACTTCTCTGCTCTCAAAGAAGAG GGTGAGTGGCTTTTGCTCTTCAATTACCTTATTCCTTTCTCGGAGCTTCTCGACCAATCAGGACAATCATTAGATTGTGAAGGAGGAGGAGCCAGAGCGAACATTAAAACCGAACAG ATCTGTAAATTTCTCGTCTCGCTCAGTAAAGACTTCAGCTCGTACTACAATAGAGTCCATGTGCTGGGG GAACCATTGCCTCACCTGTTCAACCAGATGTTTTGTCGTCTCCATCTGCTAAGAGCCCTGAGGGAGCTGTACCACAGAGCTCTGGAGACCCTTAACCTCCCCCCCATCAGGCAGCTATAG